In Asanoa sp. WMMD1127, one genomic interval encodes:
- a CDS encoding L-threonylcarbamoyladenylate synthase, protein MLYDCRSIADRDRGIAAAIEAVKSGELVVFPTDTVYGLGADAFTPHAVAQLQTAKGRDRGAAPPVMVGSRHTLDGLVFSLPQSARDLVEAFWPGPLTIIIEHSPTLQWDLGETGGQIAVRMPLHPVALEVLRETGPMAVLSANKGSRPAPTTAEEAREQLEYAVRVYLEAGPSADPVPSTMVDVTGDVPRLLREGGIPIEKLRDVVPGIAVEL, encoded by the coding sequence ATGCTCTATGACTGCCGGTCGATCGCCGACCGCGACCGGGGGATCGCCGCCGCGATCGAGGCGGTCAAGTCCGGCGAGCTGGTGGTGTTCCCGACCGACACGGTCTACGGGCTGGGCGCCGACGCGTTCACCCCGCACGCGGTGGCGCAGTTGCAGACGGCCAAGGGCCGCGACCGGGGCGCCGCGCCGCCGGTCATGGTCGGCTCCCGGCACACCCTCGACGGCCTGGTCTTCTCGCTGCCGCAGTCGGCCCGCGACCTGGTCGAGGCGTTCTGGCCCGGCCCGTTGACGATCATCATCGAGCACTCGCCCACCCTCCAGTGGGACCTGGGCGAGACCGGCGGGCAGATCGCGGTGCGGATGCCGCTGCACCCGGTCGCGCTCGAGGTGCTGCGCGAGACCGGCCCGATGGCGGTGCTCTCCGCCAACAAGGGCAGCCGGCCCGCGCCGACCACCGCCGAGGAGGCCCGGGAGCAGCTCGAGTACGCGGTCCGCGTCTACCTCGAGGCCGGCCCCAGCGCCGACCCGGTGCCCAGCACGATGGTCGACGTGACCGGCGACGTGCCGCGGCTCCTGCGCGAGGGCGGCATTCCCATCGAGAAGCTGCGCGACGTGGTCCCC